A region from the uncultured Macellibacteroides sp. genome encodes:
- the yidD gene encoding membrane protein insertion efficiency factor YidD: MKKFFTYILLLPVYFYKYFISPMTPAACRFTPTCSEYAVQALKKHGPFKGLYLAIKRILRCNPWGGSGYDPVP, from the coding sequence ATGAAGAAATTCTTCACCTATATCCTGTTACTGCCGGTTTATTTCTATAAATATTTTATTTCACCCATGACTCCGGCAGCGTGCAGGTTTACTCCAACCTGCTCCGAATACGCAGTGCAGGCACTAAAGAAACACGGTCCTTTTAAAGGACTATACCTGGCAATTAAAAGAATTCTCCGCTGTAATCCCTGGGGAGGTAGCGGTTACGATCCGGTTCCCTGA
- a CDS encoding uroporphyrinogen-III synthase, with the protein MKIKKLLVSQPKPATEKSPYFDIAEKYGVEIDFRPFFKVEPLSSKEFRQQKITILDHTAVIFTSRHAINYFFHLCEELRVSIPETMKYFCITEAIAVYLQKYIVYRKRKIFFSQTGKVDDLGVIVGKHAKEKYLVPVSDVHKEDLLSLLETKKISFTKAVMYRTVSNDFTDDEKFDYDMLVFFSPSGISSLFKNFPNFDQKDIKIGCFGPTTAKAVKDAGLRLDVEAPTPEAPSMTAALEQYLKKQMSEKG; encoded by the coding sequence TTGAAGATAAAAAAATTATTGGTCTCACAACCCAAGCCTGCAACCGAGAAATCTCCGTATTTCGATATCGCAGAGAAATATGGTGTGGAAATTGATTTCCGCCCATTTTTTAAAGTAGAACCTTTATCATCTAAAGAGTTCAGACAACAAAAAATTACAATACTAGATCATACCGCTGTAATTTTTACGTCGCGGCATGCAATCAATTACTTCTTCCATTTATGTGAAGAATTACGCGTGAGCATACCTGAAACAATGAAATATTTCTGCATAACAGAAGCAATTGCTGTTTATTTGCAAAAATACATTGTTTACCGTAAACGTAAAATCTTTTTTAGTCAAACTGGAAAAGTGGATGATCTGGGAGTAATCGTTGGCAAACATGCTAAGGAGAAATACCTTGTACCTGTTTCCGACGTGCACAAGGAAGATTTACTGTCTTTACTTGAAACTAAAAAGATTTCCTTTACAAAAGCCGTGATGTACCGTACCGTAAGCAACGACTTCACCGATGATGAAAAGTTTGATTACGACATGCTTGTATTTTTCAGTCCGTCCGGGATTTCTTCGTTATTTAAGAATTTCCCCAATTTCGACCAGAAAGATATAAAGATAGGATGTTTCGGACCTACTACAGCGAAAGCCGTAAAAGACGCCGGATTACGTCTGGACGTTGAAGCTCCGACGCCTGAAGCTCCTTCAATGACAGCTGCTCTGGAGCAGTATCTGAAGAAACAGATGTCAGAAAAAGGATGA
- the lpdA gene encoding dihydrolipoyl dehydrogenase, producing the protein MKYDVAIIGGGPAGYTAAEKAAAKGLSTILFEKNALGGVCLNEGCVPTKTLLYSAKVYDTIKHASKYGISAESFSFDLDKIIARKNKIIKKLTGGIKLKMKEHGVTMIQGEACIEGRSEDGTVSITCLGETYEASNLLICSGSETVIPPIPGLSDTSYWTNKEALLSKELPSSLIIIGGGVIGMEFASFFNSMGTEVHVVEMLDEILGGMDREISAMLRAEYTKKGIKFYMGHTVTAVNGNEVEIKKDGETFLLSGEKILVSVGRRPVSKGFGLESLNLEMNRNGIKVNPYLQTSLPNVYACGDITGFSLLAHTAVSEAELAVKHLLGKAPAGMNYNTVPGVVYTNPEVAGVGRTEEQLMLEGTEYVVKKLPMAFSGRFVAENEQGNGLCKILLATDGTILGAHLLGNPASELIVNLGMAIEKKMTGDQLNSIIFPHPTVGEIIKETLFA; encoded by the coding sequence ATGAAGTACGATGTTGCTATAATCGGAGGGGGACCTGCCGGATACACTGCTGCAGAAAAAGCCGCAGCCAAGGGACTCTCTACTATTTTATTCGAAAAAAACGCGCTGGGGGGCGTTTGCCTAAACGAAGGATGTGTACCTACAAAAACTCTGCTTTACTCGGCCAAAGTTTATGATACAATCAAACATGCCTCCAAATACGGCATCTCAGCCGAAAGCTTTTCATTCGATCTGGACAAGATTATTGCCAGGAAAAATAAAATAATCAAAAAACTTACCGGAGGAATCAAACTAAAGATGAAAGAGCACGGCGTAACCATGATACAGGGAGAAGCATGCATTGAAGGGCGTAGCGAAGATGGAACCGTTTCCATTACTTGTCTTGGCGAAACCTACGAAGCGTCTAATCTGTTGATATGCTCCGGTTCGGAAACCGTAATTCCGCCCATTCCCGGACTAAGCGACACGAGCTACTGGACCAACAAAGAAGCTCTTTTATCCAAAGAACTTCCATCATCCCTTATTATAATAGGTGGAGGTGTGATTGGCATGGAGTTTGCCTCTTTCTTCAACAGCATGGGTACCGAAGTACATGTGGTTGAGATGCTGGATGAGATTCTGGGAGGAATGGATCGCGAAATTTCGGCGATGCTTCGGGCTGAATATACAAAAAAGGGTATTAAATTTTATATGGGTCATACTGTTACGGCTGTTAACGGAAATGAAGTTGAAATAAAAAAAGACGGAGAAACCTTTTTGCTTTCAGGAGAAAAGATTTTGGTTAGTGTTGGAAGGCGCCCTGTATCAAAGGGATTCGGTTTAGAATCATTGAATTTAGAAATGAACCGAAACGGAATAAAGGTAAATCCCTACTTGCAGACCTCTCTTCCTAATGTGTATGCCTGCGGTGATATTACCGGGTTTTCTCTGCTGGCGCATACCGCCGTTAGCGAAGCCGAACTTGCGGTTAAACATCTTTTAGGCAAAGCGCCTGCAGGAATGAACTATAATACTGTCCCCGGAGTTGTTTACACTAATCCGGAAGTGGCCGGTGTGGGTAGAACAGAAGAACAACTAATGTTGGAAGGAACAGAATATGTTGTTAAAAAGCTACCGATGGCCTTTTCGGGAAGGTTTGTGGCAGAAAACGAGCAAGGCAACGGATTATGTAAAATCCTCCTTGCCACAGACGGAACCATTTTGGGAGCTCATCTGCTGGGCAACCCGGCTTCCGAGCTGATTGTCAATTTGGGAATGGCTATCGAGAAGAAAATGACAGGCGACCAACTTAATTCAATTATTTTTCCTCATCCAACTGTAGGAGAAATAATAAAGGAGACTTTATTTGCGTAG
- a CDS encoding glycoside hydrolase family 31 protein has translation MYLRKGFILSLMAILLALPCMAQNKYETRITSADGEKWWGGMVALGSKMPFDGNLRLVDLASENLNNQNVPLFLSSKGRFIWSDKPFSFKTENGQLHIYSEYEKVTPVQAGKTLKDAYRTASSKFFPPSGKLPDPLFFSMPQYNTWIELMYNQNQEDILKYADNVLKNNFPVGVFMVDDNWQKYYGNFDFKPERFADPKGMIDRLHKDGFRIMLWICPFVSPDSPEFRELQKKGYLIKKKGTNEAAIIPWWNGYSACYDLSNPQAVSHLKGNLKNLQEKYGVDGFKFDAGDVSHFNDPTLEFYDKAATSVDMCQYWAKIGLDFPFNEYRAGWKMGGQALVQRLGDKDYSWDAVGLLITDMISAGLLGYAYTCPDMIGGGQFGSFLDIDQTKLDQELIVRSCQVHALMPMMQFSVAPWRILDEKHLAICRSYASLHEKMGNYILEQAHQSAKNGEPIIRHMEYEFPNQGFAECKDQFMLGDRYLVAPVLTKEHTRKVVLPKGLWKDDTGKKFKGPKTIEVNAPLERLPYYERIISL, from the coding sequence ATGTATTTACGAAAAGGATTTATTCTTTCTCTCATGGCCATACTGTTGGCACTCCCTTGCATGGCACAAAACAAGTATGAAACAAGAATCACTTCCGCCGACGGAGAAAAATGGTGGGGAGGAATGGTTGCTTTGGGTTCAAAAATGCCATTCGACGGAAACCTTCGTCTGGTAGACCTGGCTTCCGAGAATCTAAATAATCAGAACGTGCCTCTGTTTCTGTCCTCCAAGGGCCGTTTTATCTGGAGCGATAAGCCATTCTCTTTTAAAACGGAAAACGGTCAGTTACATATTTATTCCGAATACGAAAAAGTAACCCCTGTACAGGCAGGCAAAACATTAAAGGATGCCTATAGGACCGCCTCTTCCAAATTTTTCCCGCCTTCGGGTAAACTGCCGGATCCTTTATTCTTTTCCATGCCGCAATACAACACATGGATTGAACTTATGTACAACCAAAATCAGGAAGACATTCTGAAATATGCCGATAATGTACTTAAAAACAATTTCCCGGTAGGTGTTTTTATGGTAGACGATAACTGGCAGAAATATTATGGAAACTTCGACTTCAAACCAGAACGTTTCGCGGATCCTAAAGGAATGATTGATCGTTTGCACAAAGACGGATTCCGCATTATGTTATGGATATGCCCCTTCGTAAGTCCGGACAGTCCCGAATTCAGGGAGCTTCAGAAAAAGGGCTATCTGATAAAAAAGAAAGGAACTAACGAGGCTGCTATTATTCCCTGGTGGAATGGATATAGTGCCTGCTACGATTTAAGCAACCCACAAGCTGTATCACATCTGAAAGGGAACTTGAAGAATTTACAAGAAAAATATGGAGTCGACGGTTTTAAATTTGATGCCGGAGATGTAAGTCATTTTAATGACCCGACTCTTGAGTTTTACGATAAAGCGGCAACCTCTGTTGATATGTGTCAGTATTGGGCAAAGATTGGGCTGGACTTCCCGTTCAATGAATATCGCGCAGGCTGGAAGATGGGTGGTCAGGCATTGGTGCAGCGACTGGGAGATAAGGATTACTCCTGGGATGCCGTAGGTCTGCTGATCACGGACATGATTTCCGCTGGTTTACTTGGATATGCCTATACATGCCCGGATATGATCGGAGGAGGCCAATTTGGTTCATTCTTAGATATCGATCAGACGAAGCTGGACCAGGAATTAATTGTCCGTTCTTGTCAGGTTCACGCATTAATGCCTATGATGCAATTCTCTGTTGCTCCGTGGCGTATCCTTGACGAAAAACATTTAGCCATATGCCGCAGTTATGCATCCCTACACGAAAAGATGGGTAACTATATACTCGAACAAGCCCATCAGTCGGCAAAAAACGGAGAACCAATAATCAGGCATATGGAATACGAATTCCCGAATCAGGGTTTTGCCGAATGTAAAGATCAGTTTATGTTGGGAGACAGGTATCTGGTAGCTCCTGTTTTGACTAAAGAGCATACGCGCAAGGTTGTTCTTCCCAAAGGTTTGTGGAAAGACGACACCGGCAAAAAATTCAAAGGACCAAAAACTATCGAAGTGAATGCTCCTTTGGAGCGATTACCTTACTATGAACGAATCATTTCGCTTTAA
- a CDS encoding SusC/RagA family TonB-linked outer membrane protein has protein sequence MRNKEFFRRALFLVFSLLILAKAGAQITVKGQVINGEDNSPIPFVTVYEKGKTNGVVTDVDGRFSINLGDSKATIVASSLGYKTQEINATVGKDLRFILFPDLISIDEVVVTALGISREKKALSYSVQDVKGAELTKSRQTNAIGLLSGKVAGLQVITSGGALGGSSRVLVRGVSSVLGNNQPLYVIDGTPIDNSQLGSNTTAIGYGEKDYGNTAADINPDDIESMSVLKGASATALYGSRANNGVILITTKKGTNKNKTEISLSTGISLENQLRSSFAPMQKLYGGGASNQQTFNQVTINGQAYNVPAYAIDESWGPKYDGQQVLSWENLYPEDESRYLKTSEWKYPEHDLMYYFKTGVAFDNNISVRGGNDIANYRVSYTNRTATGTTPNSKLSRNNLSASGSLKHKNFLFSSSINYMNTGVVGRPWTGTSNRNVITQAYSWGQTQVDYKELSDYMRPDGSQRLWNVISWNNLKAKYIDNPYWSSYTSYSDEKRDRVYGNAGLEWNIAKGLKATAKVHGDVYTYSVEDRIAVYSRTTSMYSEKVQRFQEFNYEAMLHYGTALKNFTLNAFIGTNLMHQRRNINNGETQGGLIIPEYYNLSNATSVLITDKTYRKEIRSVLGSVSLGWKSLLFADATFRNDWSSTLPSGENSYFYPSFSGSFIFTELEPVKAISWLNFGKVRLGWAQVGNDTDPYSLSRTYEYKNSSFGGVPNYGQDVILNNAHLKPELTNSVEAGLELKLLNNRVGVDFTYYNNLTKNQIMQVPLAVSSGYTSQWMNAGEISNKGVEVVLNIVPVQTKDFRWEAIFNWSKNNNKVEKLNDQLKTLQIASSFVALHATVGRPYGELMGYNYVYDTDGNKVVASNGVYAKTAQTEGLGSVLPDWLGGVRNSFQYKNFDAGFLIDVRKGGSFYSITQQYGMYSGTLEETAANGIRENGLVLDGVQGTVTYNADGTYTVSNTRLNDKNVSAFEWGRSYSSGVQAQNVFKSDYVKLREITAGYTIPRLADTAVKELRFSVFANNVWTIWKANKNYDPDFTQSSGNIQGLDGGNIPSPITYGFNISAKF, from the coding sequence ATGCGAAACAAAGAATTCTTCAGAAGAGCCTTGTTCCTTGTTTTTTCACTGTTAATACTGGCCAAAGCCGGGGCGCAGATTACAGTAAAAGGTCAGGTTATTAATGGCGAGGACAATAGTCCAATCCCTTTTGTAACAGTGTATGAAAAGGGAAAAACCAATGGGGTTGTAACCGATGTGGACGGCAGGTTCTCAATAAATCTTGGCGATAGCAAGGCAACGATTGTTGCTTCTTCACTCGGATACAAGACACAGGAAATAAATGCAACAGTTGGGAAAGATCTTCGATTTATTCTTTTTCCAGACCTGATTTCTATCGATGAAGTAGTAGTAACTGCGTTAGGAATTTCCAGAGAGAAAAAGGCTTTAAGTTATTCCGTACAGGATGTTAAAGGGGCGGAACTGACTAAATCCCGTCAGACAAATGCCATCGGTCTGCTTTCAGGAAAGGTGGCTGGTTTGCAGGTTATTACTTCCGGAGGAGCCTTGGGTGGATCGAGTCGGGTGTTGGTTCGCGGTGTAAGTTCCGTTTTGGGAAATAACCAACCTTTGTATGTAATTGATGGGACACCCATTGACAATTCTCAATTGGGAAGCAATACAACCGCTATTGGTTACGGAGAAAAAGACTATGGTAATACGGCTGCAGATATTAACCCGGACGATATTGAAAGTATGTCGGTCTTAAAAGGAGCTTCGGCAACAGCCCTGTATGGTTCACGTGCCAACAACGGCGTGATTCTTATTACAACCAAAAAGGGAACGAATAAAAACAAAACAGAGATTTCTCTCAGTACGGGTATCAGTCTCGAGAATCAGCTCAGAAGTAGTTTTGCTCCTATGCAGAAGTTGTACGGTGGTGGGGCTAGTAATCAGCAGACCTTTAATCAGGTTACTATCAACGGACAGGCATACAATGTGCCGGCTTATGCCATTGACGAAAGTTGGGGACCAAAGTATGATGGACAGCAGGTGCTTTCTTGGGAGAATCTGTATCCAGAGGACGAATCCCGCTACCTTAAAACTTCCGAGTGGAAATATCCTGAGCATGATTTAATGTATTATTTCAAAACAGGTGTTGCTTTTGATAATAATATTTCGGTTCGCGGAGGAAATGATATTGCTAACTACCGCGTTTCTTATACGAACCGGACAGCTACAGGCACAACTCCAAATTCAAAGCTTTCGCGTAATAATCTTAGCGCAAGCGGTAGCCTGAAACATAAGAATTTCTTGTTTTCTTCCTCCATAAACTATATGAACACAGGTGTTGTAGGCCGTCCCTGGACGGGGACTTCCAACCGTAATGTGATTACACAAGCGTATTCGTGGGGACAAACACAGGTGGATTACAAAGAACTGTCGGATTACATGCGTCCGGACGGCTCACAGCGTCTTTGGAATGTTATTTCCTGGAACAATCTGAAAGCCAAATATATTGATAATCCTTACTGGTCTTCGTATACAAGTTACTCGGATGAGAAACGCGACCGGGTATATGGTAATGCCGGACTGGAATGGAATATCGCCAAAGGATTGAAAGCTACTGCGAAGGTACACGGAGATGTATATACTTATTCGGTGGAAGATCGTATAGCTGTCTATTCCCGTACAACCTCTATGTACAGTGAAAAGGTTCAGCGCTTTCAGGAATTCAACTATGAAGCGATGCTTCATTATGGTACGGCATTAAAAAATTTCACGCTGAATGCATTTATAGGAACTAACCTGATGCATCAGCGACGCAATATCAATAACGGAGAAACGCAAGGTGGACTTATTATCCCCGAATACTATAACCTGAGTAATGCAACGAGTGTACTTATAACGGACAAGACTTACCGGAAAGAAATTCGTTCTGTGCTGGGAAGTGTATCCCTTGGTTGGAAAAGCCTTCTTTTTGCTGACGCTACTTTCCGTAATGACTGGTCATCTACGTTGCCTTCCGGAGAGAATTCTTATTTCTACCCTTCTTTTTCAGGAAGCTTTATCTTCACCGAGCTTGAACCGGTTAAGGCTATCTCATGGTTGAACTTCGGAAAAGTGCGTCTGGGATGGGCTCAGGTTGGGAACGATACAGATCCGTATAGCTTATCACGTACGTACGAGTACAAAAACAGTTCCTTTGGTGGTGTTCCCAATTACGGTCAAGATGTGATTTTGAACAATGCCCATTTGAAGCCCGAGCTAACCAACTCGGTTGAGGCGGGTCTGGAGCTAAAATTGTTGAATAACAGAGTGGGCGTAGACTTTACCTATTATAATAACCTTACTAAGAATCAGATTATGCAGGTGCCTTTGGCCGTTTCCAGCGGATACACCAGCCAGTGGATGAATGCCGGCGAAATAAGTAACAAAGGGGTGGAAGTCGTATTGAATATTGTTCCGGTGCAGACTAAAGATTTCCGATGGGAAGCTATTTTCAACTGGTCGAAAAACAATAACAAGGTAGAAAAGCTGAACGATCAGTTGAAAACACTGCAAATAGCCTCTTCATTCGTTGCCTTGCATGCGACAGTTGGTCGTCCTTACGGTGAATTAATGGGATACAATTATGTATATGATACGGATGGAAATAAAGTTGTGGCTTCCAATGGTGTTTATGCCAAAACGGCTCAAACAGAAGGTTTGGGTAGTGTATTGCCTGATTGGCTTGGAGGAGTACGCAACAGTTTCCAGTACAAAAACTTCGATGCGGGCTTTCTGATTGATGTGCGTAAAGGGGGATCCTTTTATTCCATTACCCAACAATACGGAATGTATTCCGGGACATTGGAAGAGACTGCAGCCAATGGTATCCGTGAAAACGGGCTGGTGCTGGATGGCGTACAAGGTACTGTAACCTACAATGCCGATGGTACATATACCGTTTCAAACACTCGTCTGAATGATAAAAATGTATCTGCCTTTGAATGGGGACGCTCTTACAGCAGCGGAGTACAGGCGCAGAACGTGTTTAAATCGGATTACGTGAAACTGAGAGAGATTACAGCAGGGTATACCATTCCTCGTTTGGCGGATACTGCTGTAAAAGAGTTGAGATTTTCTGTGTTTGCAAACAATGTGTGGACTATTTGGAAAGCAAACAAAAACTACGATCCCGATTTTACGCAGAGTTCAGGTAATATTCAAGGACTGGATGGGGGAAATATTCCTTCGCCTATTACCTATGGATTCAATATCAGTGCCAAGTTTTAA
- the rnpA gene encoding ribonuclease P protein component — translation MTIKRFTLSKEERLSWKRHIDLLFAEGHSFMAFPLRVVYLPVEEKDLSSQVAIMVSVPKKKFKRANKRNLIKRLVREAYRIHKYELTEPLEEKNTRMLVAFLYVDKEIRTFTEIEKAMGKALKALKDK, via the coding sequence ATGACAATAAAAAGGTTCACCCTTTCAAAAGAAGAACGCCTTTCGTGGAAACGTCATATTGATCTGTTGTTTGCTGAGGGTCATTCATTTATGGCCTTTCCACTAAGGGTGGTATATCTTCCGGTTGAAGAAAAGGACCTGTCTTCGCAGGTCGCGATTATGGTGAGTGTACCTAAAAAGAAATTCAAGCGCGCCAATAAGCGTAACCTGATAAAAAGACTGGTTCGGGAAGCATACCGCATACATAAATATGAGCTGACAGAGCCCCTTGAAGAAAAAAATACAAGAATGCTTGTTGCCTTTCTCTATGTGGATAAAGAGATCAGAACCTTTACCGAAATAGAAAAAGCGATGGGTAAAGCCCTGAAAGCGCTAAAAGATAAATGA
- a CDS encoding DUF4271 domain-containing protein → MGTIAAIQANGTGGFEGFVGIRLWDGQLIDDVMFALLVVQLSVFAIVYRSYLRHFIKMVKDVFLVKERHSLFTQTVSNDGFFRNFMIYQSLLLCTLAIYSIARAYGYISHLSEKQLLLTIGAIFSIAFLFFQFKQLLYILLGVIIGDHYKYKLWKTSYNAIIGLWGVLLYLPVLWLSFVGSYTLIPIILFIILYILCRFAIIYKTIRIFYKKNNDLFYLSLYLCGQEILPLVFLYEGLTYLYNFIETSTLWH, encoded by the coding sequence TTGGGTACAATTGCAGCCATACAAGCAAACGGGACCGGCGGATTCGAAGGATTTGTCGGAATACGACTCTGGGATGGACAACTGATTGACGATGTAATGTTCGCATTACTCGTTGTTCAGCTGTCCGTCTTTGCCATTGTATACCGCAGTTACTTACGTCATTTTATAAAGATGGTAAAAGACGTGTTTCTTGTAAAAGAACGTCACAGCCTTTTTACACAAACAGTTTCCAACGACGGCTTCTTCAGAAACTTCATGATTTACCAGTCCCTGCTATTGTGCACATTGGCAATCTACTCCATAGCCCGGGCGTATGGGTATATCTCTCATTTAAGTGAAAAACAGCTCCTGCTAACCATCGGAGCCATCTTTAGCATTGCCTTTCTTTTTTTTCAGTTCAAACAATTACTATATATACTACTGGGAGTAATCATTGGCGATCACTATAAATACAAACTGTGGAAAACAAGTTATAACGCTATTATCGGACTTTGGGGTGTTCTTTTATATCTTCCCGTATTATGGCTTTCATTTGTGGGATCGTACACCCTAATACCCATAATATTGTTTATAATTCTCTATATATTATGTCGATTTGCAATTATTTACAAAACGATTAGGATATTTTATAAGAAAAACAACGATTTATTCTACTTAAGTTTGTACCTTTGCGGCCAAGAAATTTTACCTCTGGTATTTTTGTACGAAGGTTTGACTTATTTGTATAACTTTATCGAGACAAGTACTTTATGGCATTGA
- a CDS encoding TatD family hydrolase, producing MDYFDIHTHRLPDKEKEILFILNCMPDNGNPLSDQLVSDFRGYYSIGIHPGYIADTERQLQEVRESCTHRLVIAIGEAGLDKLADAFLPEQIKIFKIQALLAEEFSKPLIIHCVKAWAELISVKKELKPKMPWIIHGFRGNGQLAGQLIKQGFYLSFGGLFNPEALQKEYLNRILAETDNSDLSICNVYQRLATSMQIDAVLFSNTLRDNVRKVFAI from the coding sequence ATGGATTATTTCGATATACATACCCATCGCCTTCCTGATAAAGAGAAAGAAATTCTGTTTATACTGAATTGCATGCCGGACAACGGCAACCCTCTCTCCGATCAGCTTGTTTCAGATTTTCGCGGCTATTATTCCATAGGAATTCATCCCGGATACATCGCCGACACCGAACGTCAGCTTCAGGAGGTTCGTGAATCCTGTACTCACCGGCTCGTTATTGCCATTGGAGAAGCTGGATTGGACAAACTGGCCGACGCATTTCTTCCCGAACAGATAAAGATATTCAAAATTCAGGCGCTGCTGGCAGAAGAATTCAGCAAGCCTCTCATTATTCACTGCGTGAAAGCCTGGGCAGAACTTATTTCAGTCAAGAAGGAGTTGAAACCTAAGATGCCATGGATAATCCATGGCTTTCGCGGAAATGGACAATTGGCCGGTCAGCTTATTAAGCAAGGATTCTATCTCTCCTTCGGAGGTTTGTTTAATCCGGAAGCACTGCAAAAGGAGTATTTAAACCGCATACTGGCAGAAACCGACAACAGCGATCTGTCTATCTGCAACGTGTATCAGCGGCTTGCCACATCCATGCAGATAGATGCAGTGCTATTTTCCAACACATTAAGAGATAATGTTCGCAAGGTTTTTGCTATCTGA
- the tyrS gene encoding tyrosine--tRNA ligase, with the protein MNFVEELRWRGMIHDMMPGTEEQLQKEMTSAYVGIDPTADSLHIGHLVGVMMLKHLQRAGHRPIALIGGATGMIGDPSLKSAERNLLDEATLRHNQDSIKNQLAKFLDFDSDAPNAAKLVNNYDWMKDYSFLNFIRDIGKHLTVNYMMSKDSVKKRLSSESNVGMSFTEFSYQLLQGYDFLYLYQHEGCRLQMGGSDQWGNITTGTELIRRKQGGEAFALTCPLITKADGGKFGKTESGNVWLDRRYTSPYKFYQFWLNVSDADAAKYIKIFTALEKEGIIALEAEQAAAPHLRPLQKRLAKEVTVMVHSEEDYNAAVEASNILFGNSTSDALKKIDEDTLLAVFEGVPQFEVSKEDMGAGIKAVDLLTEKAPVFPSKGEMRKLVQSGGVSVNKEKLVQPDELITEDSLLNSKYLLVQKGKKNYFLLIVK; encoded by the coding sequence ATGAATTTTGTTGAAGAATTAAGATGGAGAGGCATGATTCATGACATGATGCCTGGTACAGAAGAACAGTTACAAAAAGAGATGACATCTGCTTATGTGGGCATCGACCCTACCGCAGATTCTTTACATATTGGACACCTTGTTGGAGTAATGATGTTAAAACACCTGCAGCGTGCTGGTCACCGCCCTATCGCATTGATAGGCGGAGCAACAGGTATGATTGGTGACCCATCTTTAAAATCCGCAGAGCGTAATTTGCTGGACGAAGCGACCCTGCGTCACAACCAGGATAGCATCAAAAACCAGCTGGCCAAGTTTTTGGATTTCGATTCGGACGCACCTAACGCAGCCAAGCTGGTTAATAACTACGACTGGATGAAAGATTATTCTTTCCTAAATTTCATTCGCGATATCGGCAAACACCTTACGGTAAACTACATGATGTCTAAAGACTCTGTAAAGAAACGCCTCAGCTCCGAATCGAACGTAGGGATGTCTTTCACCGAATTTTCCTACCAATTGCTTCAGGGCTATGACTTCCTTTATCTGTATCAGCACGAAGGATGTCGCCTGCAAATGGGAGGTTCGGACCAGTGGGGTAATATCACTACCGGAACTGAATTAATCAGACGCAAACAGGGAGGCGAAGCTTTTGCTCTTACCTGTCCGCTTATTACAAAGGCTGATGGAGGTAAATTTGGCAAAACGGAATCAGGTAATGTTTGGCTGGACCGCCGCTATACTTCTCCTTATAAATTCTATCAGTTTTGGTTAAATGTTAGTGATGCCGATGCAGCCAAATACATCAAAATCTTTACTGCACTGGAAAAAGAAGGAATAATCGCGCTGGAAGCAGAACAAGCAGCAGCACCACATCTTCGTCCTTTACAAAAACGTCTGGCCAAAGAGGTAACAGTTATGGTTCACTCTGAAGAAGATTATAATGCAGCGGTAGAAGCTTCCAATATTTTGTTCGGCAACTCCACCTCTGACGCTTTGAAGAAAATTGACGAAGACACTTTGTTGGCTGTATTCGAAGGTGTTCCTCAATTCGAAGTATCGAAAGAAGATATGGGCGCAGGAATCAAAGCGGTTGATCTGCTTACAGAAAAGGCACCTGTCTTTCCTTCAAAAGGTGAAATGCGCAAGTTGGTTCAAAGCGGAGGAGTAAGTGTAAACAAGGAGAAGCTTGTGCAACCAGATGAATTAATTACAGAAGATTCCTTGCTAAACAGCAAGTACTTACTGGTTCAAAAGGGAAAGAAGAACTACTTTTTGCTCATCGTAAAGTAA